One Poecile atricapillus isolate bPoeAtr1 chromosome 29, bPoeAtr1.hap1, whole genome shotgun sequence genomic window carries:
- the NUDCD3 gene encoding nudC domain-containing protein 3, with amino-acid sequence MEAALTDMYDQALLGILQHVGNVEEFLRILFGFLYRKTDFYRLLLRPGDRLGFPPGAAQAMALQAFRVFERMARQDDEKRHRELEAKLRKKAEEEEAAAAAERVKLCPAAQEIEVETTEHIPAADAGEAAGTQESAAAQGAAAPSPVSVEPPGAAALAELPTRQEQFQTNPDSYNGAVRENYTWSQDYSDLEIKVPVPKHIVKGKQVSVDISSGAIRVAVLEGSNQHVLMEGKLTHKINVESSLWSLEPGKCVLINLNKGDEYWWNAILEGEEQIDIDKINKERSMATVDEEEHAVLDRLTFDYHQKLQGKPQSHELKVHEMLKKGWDTEGSPFRGQKFDPSMFNISPGAVQF; translated from the exons ATGGAGGCCGCGCTCACTGACATGTACGACCAGGCGCTGCTGGGCATCCTGCAGCATGTCGGCAACGTGGAGGAATTCCTACGCATCCTCTTCGGCTTCCTCTACCGCAAGACCGACTTCTACCGGCTCCTCCTTCGGCCCGGGGACCGCCTGGGCTTCCCGCCCGGCGCGGCGCAGGCCATGGCCCTGCAG GCATTCCGAGTGTTTGAACGGATGGCCAGGCAGGATGATGAGAAGAGGCACCGGGAGCTGGAGGCAAAGCTGAGGAAGaaggcggaggaggaggaggcagctgcagccGCTGAGAGGGTGAAGCTATGCCCTGCAGCTCAGGAGATTGAGGTGGAGACAACggagcacatcccagcagcagATGCTGGGGAAGCTGCAGGCACACAGGAatcagctgcagcccagggtgccgcagcccccagccctgtgtcAGTGGAgcctccaggggctgctgctctaGCGGAGCTGCCCAC GAGACAGGAGCAGTTTCAGACAAACCCTGACAGCTACAATGGAGCTGTGCGAGAGAATTACACCTGGTCCCAAGACTACAGCGACCTGGAAATTAAAGTGCCCGTGCCCAAGCACATTGTCAAAGGCAAACAG gTGTCTGTGGATATCAGCAGTGGTGCAATTCGTGTAGCAGTGCTGGAGGGAAGCAACCAACACGTCCTCATGGAAGGGAAACTCACCCACAAGATCAACGTGGAGAGTTCCCTGTGGAGCCTGGAGCCTGGGAAGTGTGTTTTG ATCAACCTGAACAAGGGGGACGAGTACTGGTGGAATGCCATCCTAGAGGGCGAGGAGCAGATCGACATTGACAAGATCAACAAAGAGCGCTCCATGGCCACAGTGGACGAGGAGGAGCACGCTGTGCTTGACCGCCTCACCTTTGACTACCACCAGAAGCTGCAGGGCAAGCCCCAGAGCCATGAGCTG AAGGTGCATGAGATGTTAAAGAAGGGCTGGGACACCGAGGGCTCGCCATTCCGTGGCCAGAAATTCGACCCCTCCATGTTCAACATCTCCCCTGGCGCCGTCCAGTTTTGA